In Candidatus Omnitrophota bacterium, the genomic stretch TTCCCGCCACAGTAATCGCGATAAAAACACCTCGTAAAATTTTCACGCGTTCCTCCTTTAGTTATATTATCCGCTCTCTTTGCTGATTATATATCAACAAGTTGTGAAAGTCAAAAACAAGAGTGTGCCATATTATGTAATTTGAAGCATCTTAAATGTTTTGCGATTATCATGAAACATGTAGTATGTATATTAATGCGTAATATATCCCTACCGCTATAAAAATTGCTCCTGTAATTTTTCTTGCGTATATCTCAAGCTTGTTTATTTTATGAAACCAATGGTTTAAAGAAGTAATTCCTAGCGCAATCGCTAAAGCAAAAGCCAAAACAGGAAGCCCTGTCCCAATTCCATAGATAAGAGGTAAGCTTAAACCAAACTTGTGTTCGACTGCTAATGGTATTAGGCTTCCAAAAAATAACGCAGCAGATATAGGGCAAAAAGACAGAGCAAATATAAACCCCAAAATACCTGCGCCAAATATACCGGACCCGACGAGTTTATTTTGGTGCTTCTCTGAAATCGTTAAGCTTGAAATATCAAATTTCAATATATCCACTAAAAAGAGGCCTATAACAATTAAGATCGGCCCTAATGCTTTGTTCATATATTTCTGTAAGAAATTGGCTACTAAAGGCGCGCTTAATAGAAATTTGACAATAAGAAAGCCTAATATCGCATATGCCAACATCCTGCCAATCGTATAAGAAATTCCTGATAGGAATACTGCCTTAGGATGGGTTATTTTCTTGGACAAAAATGAAAGCGCCGCTATATTCGTCGCTAAGGGGCAGGGGCTTATTGAGGTTAATATGCCCAACCACAATGCTGATACAAAACCTATTAATATCTCTATCATTCGGTTTCTTTCAGGAAATTGGCAACTCCGGCCTTAACATAATCAATAAATCTCTGCTTGTTGCCTACGTATTCCCAAATCTTATCAAGATTTTTCCAT encodes the following:
- a CDS encoding sulfite exporter TauE/SafE family protein, yielding MIEILIGFVSALWLGILTSISPCPLATNIAALSFLSKKITHPKAVFLSGISYTIGRMLAYAILGFLIVKFLLSAPLVANFLQKYMNKALGPILIVIGLFLVDILKFDISSLTISEKHQNKLVGSGIFGAGILGFIFALSFCPISAALFFGSLIPLAVEHKFGLSLPLIYGIGTGLPVLAFALAIALGITSLNHWFHKINKLEIYARKITGAIFIAVGIYYALIYILHVS